One Xiphophorus maculatus strain JP 163 A chromosome 10, X_maculatus-5.0-male, whole genome shotgun sequence genomic region harbors:
- the cpn1 gene encoding carboxypeptidase N catalytic chain: MLQGRTVPWVCALLLGLMGLPASGSDFQHHRYEDMVRVLFAVHSDCPYITRIYSIGRSVEGRHLYVLEFSDNPGIHEALEPEFKYVGNMHGNEVLGRELLIKLSQFLCEEYRAGNQRITRLIHDTRIHILPSMNPDGYEVAARQGSELNGYLVGRGNSRDIDLNRNFPDLNSLMYYYEKTNGRNHHLPLPDNWEHQVEPETLAVIKWMQNYNFVLSANLHGGAVVANYPFDKSRDARIRGRTMYSATADDKIFRQLARTYSYAHSWMHLGWNCGDFFNEGITNGASWYSLSKGMQDFNYLYTNCFEITLELSCDKFPPESSLPREWLGNREALISYLEQVHHGIKGTVYDENNNPISKAEIAVAGINHDVTTGVDGDYFRLLLPGTYTVKASAPGYLSSSNTVTVGPAEAIQLHFYLKKAPKQNLKGKHQHGKKNISAHKASLKLGPR, translated from the exons ATGCTGCAAGGGAGGACTGTTCCCTGGGTCTGCGCGCTCCTGCTGGGGCTGATGGGGCTCCCGGCGTCGGGCTCCGACTTTCAGCATCACCGATACGAGGACATGGTGCGGGTACTGTTTGCGGTGCACAGCGACTGCCCCTACATCACCCGCATCTACAGCATTGGGCGCAGCGTGGAGGGGCGCCACCTCTACGTGCTGGAGTTCAGTGACAACCCAGGGATCCACGAAGCTT TGGAGCCGGAGTTCAAGTACGTGGGCAACATGCATGGCAACGAGGTGCTAGGCCGTGAACTCCTCATCAAGCTCTCGCAGTTTCTCTGCGAGGAGTACCGGGCTGGAAACCAGCGGATCACTCGGCTGATCCATGACACACGCATCCACATCCTGCCCTCCATGAACCCCGACGGCTATGAAGTGGCAGCCAGGCAG GGTTCGGAGCTGAACGGGTATCTGGTGGGTCGGGGGAATTCCAGAGACATTGATCTGAATCGAAACTTTCCAGACCTGAATTCACTGATGTATTACTACGAGAAAACCAACGGACGAAACCACCACCTTCCTCTGCCAGACAACTGGGAACATCAG GTTGAACCTGAGACTCTGGCAGTCATAAAATGGATGCAAAACTACAATTTTGTCTTGTCGGCCAATCTCCACGGAGGAGCAGTGGTGGCCAACTACCCCTTCGACAAGTCACGAGACGCTCGCATTCGAGGGAGGACCATGTACTCAGCCACTGCGGATGACAAAATCTTCAGGCAG TTGGCAAGGACGTACTCGTACGCTCACAGCTGGATGCACTTAGGCTGGAACTGTGGAGACTTTTTTAACGAAGGCATCACCAACGGAGCCAGCTGGTATTCTCTGTCTAAAG GCATGCAGGACTTTAACTACCTGTACACCAACTGTTTTGAGATCACTCTGGAGCTGAGTTGTGACAAGTTTCCTCCAGAGTCGTCACTGCCCAGAGAATGGCTCGGCAACCGAGAGGCGCTGATTTCGTACCTGGAGCAG GTGCATCATGGGATAAAAGGCACGGTGTATGACGAGAACAACAACCCAATCAGTAAAGCTGAGATTGCTGTCGCTGGGATTAATCATGATGTCACAACCG GCGTGGATGGCGACTATTTCAGACTTCTGCTGCCAGGAACGTACACCGTGAAAGCCTCCGCTCCAGGTTACCTATCTTCATCCAACACGGTGACGGTGGGACCAGCTGAGGCTATCCAG CTTcatttttacttgaaaaaagCTCCAAAACAAAACCTAAAGGGGAAGCACCAACATGGGAAGAAGAACATCTCCGCCCACAAGGCGTCACTGAAGCTCGGCCCAAGATGA